One Gimesia aquarii DNA segment encodes these proteins:
- a CDS encoding alpha/beta hydrolase yields MMHIPTVPFGLRILVLCSAVLLFQPVWAADEKPQAGERLQKLLKRFPGADKNKDGILTRAEAIEYRNKIRGAQANGVKPTLGDVKYGDHARNVLDFYQAKSDQPTPLVIYIHGGGFVGGSKRVNPRQLQLFLDAGISVAAIHYRFINGKDILLPEPQRDGARAVQFLRSKAKEWNIDPKRVACYGGSAGAGISMWIGFHDDLADPKSDDPVERESTRIQAIGTFGGQSTYDPIKIKALIGGRAWEHPSIFKAYGVETAEEALHPTPEKQKRYDESSAITHLTKEDPPLYMVYNEADGPLPENARPGQGIHHPNFGRDLVKKMNELQIENVFVYKPKDRDPNREMLEFFQKQFAKVK; encoded by the coding sequence ATGATGCACATTCCCACTGTTCCGTTTGGCTTACGAATCCTCGTTTTATGTAGTGCAGTATTGCTGTTTCAACCTGTGTGGGCTGCAGATGAAAAACCGCAGGCCGGCGAACGTCTGCAGAAATTATTGAAGCGATTTCCGGGGGCCGACAAAAACAAAGATGGCATCCTCACGCGCGCCGAAGCGATAGAATACCGCAACAAGATCAGAGGCGCGCAGGCCAATGGGGTCAAGCCGACGTTGGGAGATGTGAAATACGGCGATCACGCGCGGAACGTGCTCGACTTCTATCAAGCGAAGTCCGACCAGCCGACACCGCTGGTGATCTACATTCATGGCGGCGGTTTTGTAGGCGGCAGCAAACGAGTGAATCCCCGACAGCTTCAGCTGTTCCTGGATGCCGGCATCAGTGTTGCCGCGATTCACTACCGCTTTATTAATGGTAAAGATATTTTGCTTCCGGAGCCGCAGCGCGACGGAGCGCGGGCCGTTCAGTTTCTGCGCAGCAAAGCGAAGGAATGGAACATCGATCCTAAACGGGTTGCCTGTTACGGCGGTTCTGCCGGGGCCGGGATTTCGATGTGGATTGGTTTTCATGATGACCTCGCCGATCCAAAAAGTGACGATCCCGTCGAACGCGAATCGACGCGTATTCAGGCTATCGGCACCTTTGGCGGCCAAAGCACCTATGATCCGATCAAGATCAAAGCGCTGATCGGCGGACGGGCCTGGGAACATCCCTCAATCTTCAAAGCCTACGGCGTCGAGACCGCAGAAGAGGCATTGCACCCCACACCGGAAAAACAGAAACGGTACGATGAGTCCTCAGCGATCACCCACCTGACAAAAGAGGATCCGCCATTGTACATGGTCTATAATGAAGCCGATGGCCCCCTGCCCGAGAACGCACGGCCCGGCCAGGGTATTCATCACCCCAACTTCGGCCGCGATCTGGTCAAAAAAATGAATGAACTACAAATCGAAAACGTGTTCGTCTACAAACCCAAAGACCGCGACCCTAACCGCGAAATGCTGGAATTCTTCCAAAAACAGTTCGCGAAAGTGAAATAG
- a CDS encoding SDR family NAD(P)-dependent oxidoreductase, producing MSSRNNSLHVYGPWAVITGASSGIGRAMAVCLAEAGLNLVLVARQESILSKMCRDLENEFKIEVRFIATDLSDPESFQRLIAQTQDLEVGLFVAAAGFGTSGKFIESHLDEELNMADVNCLAVLKQVHHFAIRFQERTKSGIILFSSIVGFQGTPNAAHYSATKAYIQNLGEALSVELSPHGIDVLTTAPGPTSSGFADRAKMKMGMAMTAESVAINTLRKLGRRHTVLPGFLSKLLVYIMTGLPRWAKVKIMGHVMHGMASTIANTKTKSEPIADDVT from the coding sequence ATGTCTTCAAGAAACAATTCGCTACACGTTTACGGACCATGGGCTGTTATCACAGGTGCCTCGTCGGGAATTGGACGAGCCATGGCAGTCTGCCTGGCTGAAGCAGGTCTGAATCTTGTGCTTGTTGCCCGACAAGAGTCGATCCTGTCGAAGATGTGTCGTGACCTCGAGAATGAATTTAAGATCGAGGTTCGTTTTATCGCCACCGATCTATCCGATCCGGAATCGTTTCAGCGCCTCATAGCACAAACACAAGACTTGGAAGTGGGGCTGTTTGTTGCCGCCGCGGGTTTTGGGACTTCGGGGAAGTTTATCGAGTCTCACCTAGACGAAGAATTGAACATGGCTGACGTCAACTGTCTGGCAGTCTTGAAACAGGTTCATCATTTCGCGATCCGATTTCAAGAGCGCACTAAGAGCGGCATCATCCTGTTCAGCTCAATTGTTGGATTTCAAGGGACACCAAACGCGGCACACTATTCGGCAACGAAGGCATACATTCAAAATTTGGGGGAAGCGTTAAGCGTTGAATTAAGCCCGCACGGAATCGATGTCTTGACTACCGCTCCCGGCCCCACCTCAAGCGGGTTTGCCGATCGCGCGAAAATGAAAATGGGAATGGCAATGACTGCGGAATCAGTGGCCATCAACACGCTTAGGAAACTTGGTCGGCGGCACACCGTATTGCCTGGTTTTCTTTCAAAACTTCTGGTCTATATCATGACCGGTTTGCCGAGGTGGGCAAAAGTAAAGATCATGGGCCATGTGATGCATGGCATGGCCAGCACGATTGCCAATACGAAAACGAAATCGGAGCCAATTGCTGATGATGTCACTTAG
- a CDS encoding sigma-70 family RNA polymerase sigma factor, giving the protein MSKFPETIDSLIVRVRDPSNRAAWDQFEQLYRPVIFRIARAKGLQHADALDLVQQVLISVASAIDRFEKQNGGVRFRNWLSRITRNAILKALSRRPTDRAAGGSNILDVLSEVPAADNETDALINLEYRRELFQHAAEQVRCEVQESTWLAFELTALQETPIDRVAKALAVSTGSVYAARSRVMRRIRNAVLRLEESEPEEESFHE; this is encoded by the coding sequence GTGTCGAAGTTTCCAGAAACCATTGATAGCCTGATTGTTCGGGTTCGAGATCCCTCGAATCGAGCGGCGTGGGACCAGTTTGAACAGCTCTATCGGCCAGTCATCTTTCGAATTGCACGTGCGAAAGGGCTTCAGCATGCTGATGCGCTCGATCTGGTTCAACAGGTGCTGATATCCGTTGCCTCAGCAATCGATCGATTTGAGAAGCAAAACGGTGGAGTGCGGTTTCGGAACTGGCTCAGCCGAATTACACGGAACGCGATCCTAAAGGCACTCTCGCGGCGTCCAACCGACCGCGCGGCTGGCGGCTCTAACATTCTGGACGTTCTGTCAGAAGTGCCTGCAGCAGATAACGAAACCGATGCATTGATCAATCTTGAGTACCGCCGCGAATTATTTCAGCATGCAGCCGAGCAAGTCCGTTGTGAAGTACAAGAGTCGACATGGCTTGCGTTCGAGCTTACAGCTCTGCAGGAAACACCCATTGACCGCGTAGCCAAGGCGCTCGCGGTCTCAACCGGTAGTGTCTACGCGGCGCGCAGTCGTGTGATGCGGCGCATTCGAAATGCGGTCCTGCGGTTGGAAGAGTCAGAACCAGAAGAGGAGTCATTCCATGAATAA
- a CDS encoding protein kinase domain-containing protein, whose translation MNKTEQTCDTDRIDDYLEERLSDSALVKFEEHLSDCNWCQSELQERAAEPEVWRDAVALLGNGSNVSAYCTDEERSDGQRKRHVLSILDSLMPTDEPEMLGRIGDYEISGVVGVGGMGTVLKGFDKSLRRVVAIKVMAPHLADSGSARARFQREARAAAAITHNNVIDTYGVSEANGLPYLVMPFARGPSLQKRIDESGPLTVLEIVRIGRQIASGLAAAHEQGLVHRDIKPANILLNEGIERLWITDFGVAHAMDDASMTQTGVIAGTPQYMSPEQARGESVDYRSDLFSMGSVLYTACTGRPPFRSEAAYGILRRITDTDPRPIRELNPDIPEWLCRVIERLMAKHPADRFQNAGEVAELLEGCLAHLQQPTQVELPQCVALPKRPDETVFQQNKGRARQSNGAAQPRSLRIQRTGVWLLVSLMVLGGLGFVALQLTEPAEIAGDWTGENWKNVSLSAVEEANDWYTGSFTDTKGRRGALQLEWSRLQSRYNGRWKVGNEQAGSITLRVRGGKLRGAVSVDPDSKVASNLPRLREFSWQRVPAGTVRAEDSPRVEKLPGRPTSIESPIKGRIVRWGNGIYENARVKKGALIAEIANSDPKYLDRIKEQMAASRLQTDAAQALVQANERNLETANINVDALESQLKAYEKVKLQLLAAADAAIDFAKDKVEAKKAELTKFEAALKEAQSEFNRQKKLFDQKTISQLKFEEVKRKLNVANTKVEQTTAQVQSAENDLVTRQNDRNVKESKAQVDVVQVTSQLKKAQGEVVNAESEVAKAKIELAKAQKATLDLKTKLSRETKQMIYAPFDGFVTHITSNTLLKEGDVICVMWPNRVQQAARVIEDSSADVVPAEQRSSLSSLFRPDSVAGISKFSGLPGRLITETFGPASALRRRFRETRTSLQTAEKNLAALQTRIKTAEKELADREMQLSKTKTDDPNAVRKLEQSVLAKREALGTLQSKSNELKASIANLKENLNAAEAESATAIAILKTQIEAAKKLHSSQTDLTSMLKHRVQQGFSEPGDLPKAEQAEATTAVEIRQLEVLLNYYTNLEKEDLSTAENERITLLEILKLQVEAAKKRHHFQSEQNKRTKHRFEQGNAIVDDVLKAEQAVASVAAEVHQLEALLEYYGRFGKTNAQQNAPWEAVLDNNDVLIRPKTNKERLATIEVLSARLKAATAKLEQAQQELERQKHLFEKSIISAAKFDAAKTAVTELEAAVKELNIKIDYYKSGRFEK comes from the coding sequence ATGAATAAGACTGAGCAAACCTGTGACACTGACCGTATCGATGACTACCTTGAGGAACGACTGAGCGATTCGGCCCTGGTCAAGTTCGAAGAACATCTTAGCGATTGCAACTGGTGCCAGAGCGAACTTCAAGAACGTGCGGCTGAACCGGAAGTCTGGCGTGACGCTGTCGCGCTGCTGGGGAACGGTAGTAATGTATCAGCTTATTGCACTGATGAAGAGCGAAGCGATGGTCAACGGAAGCGGCATGTCCTCAGCATCCTCGACTCGCTGATGCCGACCGACGAACCGGAAATGCTCGGTCGCATCGGTGATTACGAAATTAGTGGCGTGGTGGGGGTCGGCGGCATGGGAACTGTTCTCAAGGGGTTCGACAAGTCGTTACGCCGCGTGGTGGCCATCAAAGTGATGGCTCCGCACCTGGCCGACAGCGGTTCGGCTCGAGCGCGATTCCAACGCGAAGCAAGGGCGGCAGCGGCGATCACTCACAACAATGTGATTGATACTTATGGAGTATCGGAAGCAAATGGCTTACCATATCTGGTGATGCCCTTCGCGCGCGGCCCATCGTTGCAAAAGCGAATTGACGAAAGTGGCCCGCTAACCGTACTTGAGATCGTCAGGATCGGACGCCAAATCGCGTCTGGATTGGCGGCGGCTCACGAACAGGGCCTGGTCCATCGAGATATCAAGCCGGCAAATATTCTGCTGAACGAGGGAATTGAGCGGCTTTGGATTACTGATTTCGGCGTGGCCCACGCAATGGATGATGCGTCAATGACCCAGACCGGCGTCATTGCTGGAACGCCGCAGTACATGTCTCCTGAACAAGCACGTGGTGAATCTGTTGATTATCGGAGTGACTTATTCAGCATGGGCAGCGTTCTCTACACCGCTTGCACCGGGCGGCCGCCGTTTCGCTCAGAAGCGGCTTATGGCATTCTCCGTCGAATTACAGACACGGACCCGCGACCAATTCGTGAACTCAATCCGGACATCCCGGAATGGTTATGCCGCGTCATTGAACGACTCATGGCGAAACATCCAGCTGATCGTTTCCAAAATGCGGGAGAAGTGGCTGAATTGCTCGAAGGTTGTTTGGCCCACTTGCAGCAGCCAACTCAAGTTGAGCTTCCCCAATGTGTCGCGTTGCCGAAGCGACCGGACGAAACTGTCTTTCAGCAAAACAAAGGACGAGCACGACAAAGCAATGGAGCGGCTCAACCGCGTTCGTTACGAATTCAACGCACCGGAGTTTGGCTATTAGTCTCTTTAATGGTGCTCGGTGGACTGGGATTCGTTGCCTTACAACTGACGGAACCGGCGGAAATTGCTGGAGATTGGACTGGAGAGAACTGGAAGAACGTGTCCTTGTCAGCGGTGGAAGAGGCAAATGACTGGTACACTGGATCGTTTACGGATACGAAGGGCCGTCGCGGCGCGTTACAGCTTGAGTGGTCCCGCCTGCAAAGTCGCTACAACGGTCGCTGGAAAGTGGGCAACGAACAGGCGGGTTCAATTACGCTGCGAGTCCGTGGTGGCAAACTTCGGGGAGCTGTTTCGGTCGATCCCGACTCAAAAGTTGCTTCGAACTTGCCTCGCTTGCGCGAGTTTTCGTGGCAGCGTGTTCCTGCTGGAACGGTGAGAGCTGAAGACTCACCGCGCGTGGAAAAGCTGCCGGGGCGGCCCACATCCATTGAATCACCTATCAAAGGCCGTATCGTCCGTTGGGGTAATGGCATCTATGAAAACGCTCGCGTTAAGAAGGGAGCTCTCATTGCAGAAATTGCAAACAGCGACCCGAAATATCTTGATCGGATTAAAGAACAGATGGCTGCGTCAAGACTGCAAACGGACGCCGCTCAAGCCTTAGTGCAGGCGAACGAACGAAACCTGGAGACTGCGAATATCAACGTTGATGCGCTCGAATCGCAATTGAAGGCCTATGAGAAGGTAAAACTTCAGCTTCTAGCAGCGGCGGACGCGGCCATTGATTTCGCAAAAGACAAAGTTGAAGCAAAAAAAGCGGAGCTTACCAAATTCGAGGCAGCGCTGAAGGAGGCTCAGTCTGAATTTAATCGACAGAAAAAATTATTCGATCAAAAAACTATCTCGCAATTGAAATTCGAGGAGGTAAAGCGAAAGCTCAATGTAGCGAATACAAAGGTCGAACAAACGACGGCTCAGGTTCAATCAGCGGAAAACGACTTGGTTACAAGACAGAATGATCGGAATGTAAAGGAGTCAAAAGCACAAGTCGATGTCGTCCAAGTGACTTCACAACTGAAAAAGGCACAAGGCGAAGTGGTGAACGCTGAAAGTGAGGTTGCAAAAGCAAAGATAGAATTGGCGAAGGCTCAGAAGGCAACTCTTGATTTGAAGACCAAATTGTCGAGAGAAACGAAGCAGATGATCTACGCACCGTTTGATGGATTCGTAACCCATATTACCAGCAATACACTGTTAAAAGAAGGCGACGTGATATGCGTGATGTGGCCGAACAGAGTTCAACAGGCAGCAAGAGTGATAGAAGACAGTTCCGCCGACGTAGTTCCTGCAGAGCAACGATCCTCGTTATCCTCCCTTTTCCGGCCTGACAGTGTCGCTGGGATTTCAAAATTTTCAGGGCTGCCGGGCAGGCTTATCACAGAAACGTTTGGACCTGCCTCTGCTCTCAGACGGCGTTTCCGTGAGACCCGAACCAGCCTACAGACTGCAGAGAAAAATCTGGCAGCATTGCAGACACGCATAAAAACTGCAGAGAAAGAGTTGGCTGACAGAGAGATGCAACTTTCGAAGACCAAAACGGATGATCCAAACGCGGTTCGGAAGCTTGAGCAATCTGTATTGGCAAAGCGGGAGGCGCTCGGCACACTGCAGTCGAAGTCGAATGAGCTGAAAGCCTCTATCGCCAATCTCAAAGAGAACTTAAACGCAGCCGAGGCTGAGAGCGCTACTGCCATCGCGATCCTCAAGACACAAATTGAAGCAGCTAAAAAACTCCACAGTTCGCAGACCGACCTGACCAGTATGCTGAAACATCGCGTCCAGCAAGGGTTTTCAGAGCCCGGCGACCTTCCGAAGGCCGAACAGGCTGAGGCGACAACTGCAGTAGAAATCCGCCAATTGGAGGTACTGCTCAATTACTACACGAACCTGGAAAAGGAAGACCTTTCCACAGCCGAGAACGAGAGAATCACTCTCCTTGAGATCCTTAAATTGCAAGTCGAGGCGGCAAAGAAACGTCACCACTTCCAGTCCGAACAGAACAAACGTACGAAACATCGTTTTGAACAAGGTAACGCGATAGTCGACGATGTTCTCAAAGCAGAGCAGGCTGTGGCGAGTGTTGCAGCGGAAGTCCATCAGCTCGAAGCACTACTCGAATATTACGGGCGCTTTGGTAAGACCAACGCTCAGCAAAACGCCCCATGGGAGGCGGTGCTAGACAACAACGATGTGCTGATTCGGCCAAAAACCAATAAGGAACGGCTGGCAACCATCGAGGTCCTGTCTGCGCGACTCAAAGCGGCAACAGCGAAACTTGAACAAGCACAACAAGAGCTTGAACGTCAGAAGCATTTATTCGAAAAAAGCATCATATCTGCAGCAAAGTTCGACGCGGCGAAAACCGCGGTTACCGAGTTGGAGGCCGCAGTCAAAGAGCTTAACATTAAGATTGACTATTACAAATCCGGACGATTTGAAAAATGA
- a CDS encoding MBL fold metallo-hydrolase yields MSDLLAYREFKLGVPIWDISDDDCDSPLIRTLFTILSVTPLKTSLLNNYDSFYDYSAARYNGDPNARCGRGDVLIFVSDTDDNSFIAIDMFEEATDSMNLIGIEICAPQTCADEIAGIMQSIRSSAEVSTALLDGNLGLREDLAIDNFPRLVPNHDTEVLQHAQVYRGGSLIHATKRIGDVNQAEFETNLAGSSLVTEDSIRQKAQIIGTQIFQVTDAIWCIRRPSYQNCSYLVLTSKGPVLIDAGMASDGRDIDLALAKLNLSHSDIRAILLTHWHNDHAAGAAEIQARSGAPVYCHVLDKPNFTRVTSHNGFRGWLANHIPEWGIFVLFIGLLGEAVPRAVESPEVVCDRDTILEDFTVIETPGHTPGHISFYYAPEKVLFAGDALAVIGERVRFMARPVTPDHEAARDSMIRCLSMDIEVLCPGHRHPLTQNCQQRCDEMLQYIKSGGRWPILG; encoded by the coding sequence ATGAGCGATCTGTTAGCATACCGCGAATTCAAGCTGGGAGTGCCTATCTGGGACATTTCTGATGATGATTGTGATTCTCCCTTGATAAGAACACTCTTCACCATTCTTTCGGTGACTCCGCTCAAAACTTCACTGCTGAATAATTACGACTCGTTCTATGACTATTCAGCCGCTCGGTACAATGGTGATCCTAACGCTCGATGCGGTCGTGGGGACGTCCTCATTTTCGTCAGTGATACAGACGACAATTCGTTCATTGCTATCGATATGTTCGAGGAAGCCACAGACTCAATGAATCTAATCGGAATAGAAATTTGTGCCCCACAGACTTGCGCGGACGAGATCGCAGGCATAATGCAATCAATCAGGTCGTCTGCAGAAGTTTCTACAGCCTTGTTGGATGGCAACCTTGGACTGCGAGAAGATCTTGCGATTGATAATTTCCCAAGACTTGTCCCAAATCATGACACTGAAGTATTGCAACATGCTCAAGTCTATCGAGGCGGAAGTTTGATTCATGCAACAAAACGGATCGGAGATGTCAATCAGGCTGAATTTGAAACCAACCTCGCTGGGAGCAGCCTGGTGACTGAAGACTCTATAAGACAAAAGGCTCAAATAATTGGCACTCAGATATTCCAGGTTACCGATGCGATTTGGTGTATTCGTCGACCATCATACCAAAACTGCTCGTATCTCGTCCTGACGTCAAAAGGGCCAGTGCTCATCGACGCCGGAATGGCATCAGACGGTCGAGATATTGACCTCGCACTTGCCAAACTGAATCTGTCTCATTCTGACATTCGTGCGATTCTTCTCACACATTGGCACAACGATCATGCTGCTGGCGCGGCAGAAATACAAGCCCGTTCCGGAGCCCCAGTCTATTGCCACGTACTCGACAAACCAAATTTCACGCGAGTGACTTCCCACAACGGTTTCCGTGGATGGCTCGCCAATCACATTCCAGAGTGGGGTATCTTCGTCTTGTTCATTGGACTACTTGGCGAAGCGGTGCCCAGAGCAGTTGAGTCACCAGAAGTTGTATGTGACCGTGACACAATTCTCGAAGACTTCACGGTTATCGAAACTCCCGGACATACTCCCGGCCACATCAGCTTCTATTACGCCCCTGAAAAGGTGCTCTTCGCTGGTGATGCACTCGCCGTGATTGGTGAGCGTGTCCGATTCATGGCACGTCCAGTTACACCAGATCATGAAGCTGCACGCGATTCAATGATTCGATGCCTGTCCATGGATATCGAGGTACTTTGTCCGGGCCATCGCCATCCCCTGACCCAAAATTGTCAGCAAAGATGTGACGAAATGCTACAATATATCAAAAGCGGCGGACGATGGCCGATTCTCGGTTGA
- a CDS encoding Clp protease N-terminal domain-containing protein — protein sequence MYERFTNRAKKVINLAIQEGKLFNHEHLGTEHLLLGLSKEGGGVAANVLEHCFNLSFRRIHLDVKKKVPSAPELVTMSELPQTAHAKKAIENAWEEAQLLSHNYVGTEHLLLGLLRVEEGLAIKILEDRGLRIKDIRAEVLNILGHGL from the coding sequence GTGTATGAACGATTTACCAACCGAGCAAAAAAAGTGATAAACTTAGCGATCCAGGAAGGCAAACTGTTCAATCACGAACACCTTGGTACCGAGCACCTTTTGTTAGGCTTGAGTAAAGAGGGGGGAGGAGTCGCTGCCAACGTTCTTGAACACTGTTTTAATCTTAGTTTTCGTCGTATCCATCTGGATGTGAAAAAAAAAGTACCATCGGCGCCTGAATTAGTCACGATGAGCGAGCTGCCTCAAACAGCGCATGCGAAAAAAGCAATCGAAAACGCGTGGGAAGAAGCTCAACTTCTTAGCCACAATTACGTGGGAACTGAGCATTTACTCTTGGGGCTTTTGCGGGTAGAAGAAGGTTTGGCAATCAAAATTTTAGAGGACCGTGGCCTGAGGATTAAAGACATTCGGGCTGAAGTATTGAACATCCTCGGTCATGGCCTCTAA
- a CDS encoding winged helix-turn-helix transcriptional regulator, which yields MSKKILKKSRESYERLEQVIGCKWSVSVLEAIRMGINRPGALERSIEGISAKILSERLRKLTAYGLLDKHAFAEVPPRTEYVLTKTGESLVEIISRIQELDKEIHEAQ from the coding sequence ATGAGTAAAAAAATTCTCAAAAAATCTAGAGAGTCTTATGAGCGGCTTGAGCAGGTGATCGGCTGCAAATGGTCTGTTTCCGTCTTAGAAGCAATTCGGATGGGCATCAATCGACCTGGAGCACTGGAAAGAAGTATTGAAGGAATTTCCGCAAAAATTCTTTCAGAACGACTTCGTAAATTGACTGCCTATGGTTTGTTGGACAAACATGCTTTTGCTGAAGTTCCTCCAAGAACTGAATATGTTCTCACCAAAACAGGTGAATCGCTTGTTGAAATCATTTCAAGGATTCAGGAACTAGACAAGGAAATTCACGAAGCGCAATAA
- a CDS encoding thioredoxin family protein has product MSTALFYHAGCPVCVEAEQKVADAIDQSRYTVEVVHLGENKDQISSAEKAGVKSVPALVLDGIPFHINFGADLNALK; this is encoded by the coding sequence ATGAGTACTGCATTATTCTACCACGCCGGATGTCCTGTTTGTGTCGAAGCCGAGCAAAAAGTAGCGGACGCCATTGATCAATCCAGGTACACTGTTGAGGTTGTTCATCTTGGAGAGAACAAAGACCAAATCAGCAGTGCAGAAAAGGCAGGAGTTAAGTCTGTACCCGCTCTTGTCCTTGACGGGATTCCGTTCCATATAAATTTTGGTGCTGATCTTAATGCACTGAAATAG
- a CDS encoding polysaccharide lyase, whose product MRVAFVLLMLLLVRPALAQEIQQVEIRPDFGVYTVSKWKRDWPGCQYEDGVREGHLSIVKFNGAAAYRVDYVVGEIGPEKGGVGWRSPIQPSEVVELNYKVQFSKDFDWVKGGKLPGLCGGPKSVTGGNRANGTNGFSARLMWRANGRGEAYIYHMNQPGKYGESFPFPSDVHFQRGKSVLVRLRVGMNTPGHANGTLDVWIGDPATRKFRHVVNRTDMEWRATREILVDSLRFETFYGGSNKSWAPRRPSFTLLSDISMQSIDSKQRSDK is encoded by the coding sequence ATGCGTGTTGCCTTTGTTTTACTGATGCTGCTGCTTGTCCGACCTGCGCTGGCACAAGAAATTCAGCAGGTCGAGATCCGTCCCGATTTCGGCGTTTACACGGTGAGCAAATGGAAGCGAGATTGGCCCGGTTGTCAGTACGAAGATGGTGTCCGCGAGGGACATCTTTCGATTGTGAAGTTCAATGGGGCAGCCGCGTATCGGGTGGATTATGTAGTAGGCGAAATTGGCCCTGAGAAGGGAGGGGTCGGGTGGCGTTCGCCGATTCAGCCGTCGGAAGTCGTGGAACTGAATTACAAGGTTCAATTCAGCAAGGATTTCGACTGGGTCAAAGGTGGCAAGTTACCCGGATTATGTGGAGGCCCCAAGTCTGTGACCGGTGGTAATCGGGCAAATGGAACGAATGGATTTTCCGCCAGGCTCATGTGGCGTGCGAATGGTCGCGGCGAAGCGTATATTTATCACATGAACCAACCAGGGAAATATGGGGAGAGTTTTCCTTTTCCCTCTGACGTTCATTTTCAGCGAGGGAAGTCCGTGCTGGTGCGGCTCAGAGTCGGCATGAATACGCCCGGTCACGCCAATGGAACATTGGACGTCTGGATTGGTGATCCCGCAACCCGCAAATTCCGACATGTCGTCAATCGCACTGACATGGAGTGGCGGGCAACGAGAGAGATTCTTGTTGACAGTCTGCGCTTTGAGACATTTTATGGAGGCAGCAACAAATCGTGGGCTCCACGGCGCCCCAGCTTTACACTGTTGAGTGACATCTCGATGCAAAGTATTGATTCGAAACAACGTTCAGATAAATAA
- a CDS encoding winged helix-turn-helix transcriptional regulator yields the protein MKEKRSCCPVACSLDLIGDKWTLLIVRDLLLGRSHFKEFVSSPEKIATNILTDRLTKLVKHGLAEKFPSPSVSGKDAYRLTKKGKSLRPVIEAIANWGLKNLEGTEMRLTEK from the coding sequence ATGAAAGAGAAAAGGTCTTGCTGTCCCGTTGCCTGTTCGCTTGACCTGATTGGTGACAAGTGGACGCTGCTGATTGTTCGAGACCTCTTGTTAGGACGATCACATTTCAAGGAATTCGTGAGTTCTCCGGAAAAAATTGCCACCAATATTTTGACGGATCGGCTCACCAAGCTTGTCAAACATGGCCTCGCCGAAAAATTTCCTTCGCCGTCAGTTTCAGGAAAGGACGCGTATCGGCTCACAAAAAAAGGCAAGTCACTGCGGCCCGTCATAGAAGCGATCGCGAATTGGGGTTTAAAAAATCTAGAAGGTACGGAAATGCGATTAACGGAGAAGTGA